The following is a genomic window from Bactrocera tryoni isolate S06 chromosome 2, CSIRO_BtryS06_freeze2, whole genome shotgun sequence.
ATTTATGAGCTTACAAGCGGAGGGTGCAGCCTGCACTTCGGTGGTGGCACGTCTCAAGGGTCAGGTTAATGTCTTCCTAACACCACTAATGCTCGAAGGTTTGCAGCGGTGAGTATCATTTGACGTTGCAGCGTTGCATTTAttgataaatatataattttattgaaatcgtaAAAAAGGTCATAAATTAGAAAGTAATATATGAATGCATGTGTGATATAGCCGAATAGTTCAGACTCTACAGTCAATTGCGTTTCACGCGTATGTGCTCCTTCTTGTCATCGCCCTCCTCATTATTTTCTTCTTGGTCGCGTGGAAAGGAGTTCTCAAGTTGTCGTATGTACTCAGCGTCCACGGCGGCCTAGCAGATAGAGAAAAGACAATTCGTTACACTTTCAGAAAACAATCCCATAACTTCCCGAAATGAATGACTTGCCTGCTTTATTTCGTGCCCGTTGTCGCGTTTCGTTCGTTGATTCTCCGTTTGTTCCATGAAGGGCATCAGGCTCTTGCGCGGTATTTTGAAATGCATAGAATTGCGCGCATCTCTCGGTGGCTCATCTATGTCATCATAATAATTTAGATTCGCATCGTCATCCATAGGGTTTCCGTCGAAGGTGTGGTCGCGCGGTGGACCCA
Proteins encoded in this region:
- the LOC120768051 gene encoding uncharacterized protein LOC120768051 codes for the protein MSYYFQTTIIYCIFIFLMCLRGGRSQYNIHRRDLEPKVEVSDPTKGLTDAEIDMALDDLSISDLNVLNKLIDRPNAPDYDYVDYDSHNYALGPPRDHTFDGNPMDDDANLNYYDDIDEPPRDARNSMHFKIPRKSLMPFMEQTENQRTKRDNGHEIKQAAVDAEYIRQLENSFPRDQEENNEEGDDKKEHIRVKRN